In the genome of Podospora pseudocomata strain CBS 415.72m chromosome 7, whole genome shotgun sequence, the window GAGGGCGGAAAAAACATACCAGGAGGATGCATAACAACACAAACCACAAACCCACTAGCCGTACTGCTCGCCAGATGCAGCggcgccccctcctccatcccaagGTGCTTCTGCAACCTCCTCTTTGCGAAAAAGTACGTAGGCAGCTGCACCGAGCTCCCAAACCCCGTCCTGATCATCGCCGCCCCAACACCCCTatacaaccccctcaccccctccgccctgAAAATCTGGCTCAACCCATCCAGCGCATTCCTGTACCGATGCTGCGTCCCCACCGGCAAAAAAGGCGAGAAGCTCTGCAGCCTCGTCTTGACCAGAAAGAACGGGCTCCCCGCCGCGGCGCCCATGATACCAGACGCCGCGCCGCAAAACATGTTGATGCCCAGGTTCTGCTTGGCCGCGTCGTTGAGTATCAGCTTCGCCAGCCCGGCGCGCATGGGCTCATAGAAGCCTAGCCGGcagccgttgaggaggacCTGGTAGATGTAGGCGCACCCGATGCCGCGGTAGATGCCCCGGATGCCTTCGTTTCGGACAATGACAGAGACGCCGTGGAGGGGGCCGCGGTagtggtgaggttggtggccTTTGGTCTGGAGCTCGCCCTGGAGCTGCATGCGGATCTTGACTGTTTCgaaggggtgggtggccGTTACGGCCCCGCAGGCGGCGATTCCGCCTGCTATGAAGGCGCTTTAGGACGGGAGGGGACATGTTAgagctctctttctctcttgtGAAGTAGGTATGTGTATGACGGAAAACCTACCCAGCTGTTGTCGACATTGTGCAAGAGAGTAGTGTTGGGCTATCTTCTTTTGTGCAGAAGCTCTACGAAGTGTTGTCTGACAACAAGTTTGACCGAGGGGTAGTGGTGCTTGGTTCGCGGTTATAATTATTTCACGGCTTGAAGCGGCCAGCGAACCTGGTAAGAACCAATGCCGGGTCTGGTGCCGGTTGTCGGAGCCCAAATACTTCTCGGTGCTGCGATTCCTTAGGGAAGGGGGGACGCGGGTTTAACGAGGGTCGAGGTCCCCGGGTGGCAGCACCACTCTCTCTTGAACTTCACGATAGGTACAAAAGGTCGCGGGTAGGCTTGGGATGTCGGGGAAAAGAGTAAATGAGATAGACTGATACTAGGACCTTTGAAAAACGAGCGGATGAAACAATGGGGACTAGGATAGTGAGAGGACCGCTTATACCCGGAACATCGTCTGGACTCACACGCTGACTCGATTATGGTTAAACTGGGACTGCGTGTCACTGTGTCACCGTGTCACGCAATGCTGCTGGGGGTTTCAACTGGGAAGGTACAGCTGTACCTATCCCGGCAGCTCGCCCCGAGTACCGGGATGACCGGCGAGATGGGAAAACTGCGGAGTCGGAGCTCAACAGGAAGGGATTTCGCGGGATTTGTTCCTCGCTGTCAGTCTTCGCGATGCAGGGTCAAAGACTTGGGAGCTCCGGCTTTCggggagggatggtgggCGGGTGGACGGCTGTCGGACGGTTTAATCTGGGGAACTGGGAACCCTGGCCTTTGACAGGTGTGGATCGCAGGGCCGCTTGCGGTGTGGGGAAGAGATGAACGTTCGGTGTGGTTGTACGGTACTCCGGGTTAGGGTTTCTCCAGGACTGATTGGCCAATGCTTGCTGGTGCACAAGCCCGCTGCCAGCCGGTCAGACACTCACCGCCTTTATTTTGACCGCCTGGCAGAAACCGGGCAGTTGGTGGGGCCCATTTGTCGTGCTGCTCAACTGCGGCCGTGTTTCTGTACTCGGTCAGCCATCAAAACATCAGTTTGCATACTCGTCTGTACGTCGCGTTCGCTACATCCAAACATATTTCACCATGGCGCCCGTACCGATGGACCTCGACGACGCGTCTCCTGCCTTGCGGGGTCTAGGTGGTGTGAATGGCCCTCCCACTGCACCAGTCACCGAGGTGATTGCAAACTTCAGGCCAACCAAGCTGTTCAGTCGTGAAGACATCGAGGACAACAAGTCGAATCCTTACATTCTCTCGATCGATTTCGACGACCCGGGTGAGCTTTGCATGACCTCTGAGAGCGATAGGACGATTCAGATCTACAATGTCAAAGAGGGTCGACATGACAAGATGCTCATCAGCAAGAAGTATGGTGTGAAGCTTGCCAAGTTCACCCACACAAGTTCAAGTGTCATTTACGCCAGTACTCGCGAAAATGGTGGGAATCACTGCCGCCAGACTACCCAATGGCTTCTAACAAGTGAGAACAGACGCGATCAGATATCTCGCAACCCACGACAGCTCCTTCATCCGCTACTTTGACGGCCACGAAGGCGCCGTGACCTGTCTCGCCATGCACCCGGGCACCGACAACTTTATCTCCTGCAGCCTTGACAACACGGTTAGGTTATGGAACACCCAAACCAAGAACTGGACTGGTACACTCTATCTCAACACCCCCTACCTGTCGGCGTGGGACCCGTCGGGCCAGGTGTTCGCGGTTGCTAGCCCTAGTAGCGGAAGCATTCTCCTCTACGACTATCGCAACTACCATAAAGCGCCGTTCTCGACGTTCGACCTCGTCAAAGCCAGAGGGCCCACCGATCCAGAAATGGCTTTTAGGGGATGGACGAAGCTGGAGTTCTCCAACGACGGGAAGCACATCCTTCTTGGGTCGCGAGGCAACGGCCATTTCCTGCTGGACTCGTTTGACGGCAGCCTCAAAGCCTTCCTTAGGAAGCCCAACGGTGGTACAAGACGGCTTGCCGCCGGCGAGAACGACGGCGGACACGTGGAAAGCAGCGGCGAGTGCTGCTTCACCCCTGACGGTCGCTATGTCTTGAGCGGTGGAAAATCAGACTTGTTGGTCTGGGACACGCTCATGACACCAGACTCGAAGCAAGTTTTAGAGCCGGCGCATATtttggaagagaagagagaggcaGCCGTGGTGGCGTACAACCCGCGGTACAACATGATTGCGACGGCAGACCAGGAGCTGCTGTTTTGGCTTCCAGACCCCCCCAATTCGTAGAAAGAAAAGTATGGGGTGAAGTCGGCAGACGAGTATTTCTTATGGCAGGACAAGATCCCTTGGGACGACAATGTTCCAGAGGATGGTTAGGGGCGTGCcattttttatttattttttggTTGTAAAGTAGCAGTTATGATACCCATGGGATATTTCGGGCGTATTGGCGCGGGCAAAAAAGCTTTGTGGACAAAAGTAGTGTTGTTGAATAATTTGATTTGGGGTTATCTTTTGAGCATTATTTTTATTTATTGAGCTGCTGAGACATCGATGCTGTTTGAAGTTAGGGGAAGAAAGCTCTCCAAGCGCCCCGCATTTTAGTCCAGCCAGTTTGGCCCCACCGGAAACTGTCGCTCAAGGTGTGGACATTCACCGATGACACCCAATTATCGAAGCTTGCGACCTTGTTTGATCATTCAACCTTGACGACACGACCTCTCCCAGTCGCAGCGCGTGCGTAAATTGATTTTTCCTGTCCCCATTTAACTTTTTTCACAAACTACGCGCTGCGAACCGAGTGTCAGAACAACACCGTCAAGATGCCCTACTACTCCAAATCAGAAGACTGGCTGCAtcactcctccctcttgcTCGCCGCTCGACCTACCACCGTTtgtcttcccccctcccctccccccctcttttttttttcctgtttATTGTCCCAACTAATTTTGTGGTATGGCAGACAAGAATATCAACAAAttaccacctctcccccgcccGCCGAACCCCCAAGTCTGCCACGCCCGAGCGGGTagttgaggatgagaagagggGAAAGAGGGGACACTTGGTGATCACGACGTTTGACCCAAAGAGCGGGGTTAGTCTCAAGTACAAGACTAGCAAGGCgcaggaggtggggaggttggtgcaGATGCTTGGAACgttggcggggagggcggctgggagggaggaagaaaggggggtgaagaaggaggagggggatgtggagatgggggaggcggcggcggacgggggagctggggagggaCAGGGGAGTGGGATTGCTATGCCggttgtggctgctgctgagaagcAAGTACCGCaggtgggaggggcaggtggtggtggggggaagaagaagaagaaggggaagaggtaatgggtggggggatgatgagggagggTAGGGGGATGATAAGGGAGGGTAGGGGGATGATAAGGGAGGGtaggggggatgatgaggaaggggacgTCAAGAGGTAACCGCAGAGTCGAAATCATTAAATATAATAAAGAAACCAGCCCAAGAGTTTCAAAGGGCCACACAAGACGGTTGAACGCGTGTGActgttgggaatgggaagcATTCGTTAAAGGCGCAGGGTGCGAGCAGGAGAGGACTATCAAGATTTCTAGACAAAATGGGCAGCATCAAGTCGTGGACAACATGGGTGAACGCCAGTCTTTCCCACACGACAACAAAAATGGCATAGTAACAACCGAGACATCAAAACTGGACACAATCACATTCGACACCAAGATATTTTATGCGAGAAACAGTGCAGTGTAATCCCTTCATTAGATGAGGTCCTACTCATACAATCCCATACTACTTATGTATGTCTCTTTCCTTCCCAAATATCCCACCTCATACTCATGAggcatccatcatccatccctaAAAGAACCCATTTCGTTCTTTGTTTTGCGCGTtcagcaaaaacaaaactccAGACGCCTTTCAATGATTTGGAAATCCACGCCTGCCTACCGTAACCCGTAACAAAAAAGTCTTTGTTGTACATGACCTTCAGGGGATTACTATCCAACATACAAGGTTTGTCCGCCCGCTCCGCCTGTGTGACGTTATCCTTCTGTCTATACCAGAAGTTtatgaaaagaagaaaaaaagaaatgcGTGGAGGGTATTAGTCGTTATAAAAAGATAAAAAGAGCAGAGaaatcagcagcagcgcaaATGACAAGACGTTCAAAAGTCCTCGTCAAAGGCAAAGTCGCCGCCGTTCTCGTTCTTGCTCTCCTCAGCAGACTCCTCAAACTTCTTGGTGCTGTTCATGACACCGGCCTTCTGGTACTCGCCGACACGCTTCTCGAAGAAGTTGGTCTTGCCGCCGAGGGAGATGTTCTCCATGAAGTcgaaggggttggtggagcgGTAGATCTTGTCGTTGCCAAGGGCGACAAGGAGACGGTCAGCGACGAACTCGATGTACTGCTTCATGAGGTTCGAGTTCATGCCGAGCAGGGCGCAGGGAAGAGCCTCGGTGAGGAACTCCTGCTCAATGGTGACGGCATCGCGGATGATGTCCTCGACGAGCTGCTTGCTGGgtctgttgttgaggtgAGAGAACAGAAGGCAGGCAAAGTCGGTGTGGAGACCCTCATCACGGGAGATGAGCtcgttggagaaggtgagaCCAGGCATGAGGCCGCGCTTCTTGAGCCAGAATATGGAGGCGAAAGCACCACTGAAGAAGAtaccctcaacagcagcgaAGGCAACAAGTCGCTGGGCGAAGGAGGCATCCTTGTCGGAGATCCACCGAAGGGCCCAGTCGGCCTTCTTGCGGATGCAGGGAATGGTGTCGATGGCATTGAAGAGGTAGGTGCGCTGAGATGGCTCCTTGATGTAGGTATCAATGAGAAGGGAGTAGGTCTCGGAGTGGATGTTCTCCATCATGATCTGGAAGCCGTAGAAGCAGCGGGCCTCGGGAATCTGGACCTCGGCACTGAAACGCTCGACAAGGTTCTCATTGACGATACCATCggaggcggcgaagaaggcgaggatgtGGGAGATGAAGAACTTCTCGTCATCGTTGAGCTTGTTGCTCCAGTCGTGGAGATCCTTGGAGAGATCGATCTCCTCAGCAGTCCAGAAGGaagcctcggccttcttgtaCATTTGCCAGACCTGTAAGGGTTTTAATTAGTACGCGTGATCCAACTTGAGAACGCGTCAAAGTCGCGTCACATACCTCATGGTACTTGATGGGGAACAAGACAAAGCGCTGAGGGTTCTCGGTGAGGAGCGGCTCATCGAGGAGCTCTTGCTTTGGTTCTGGGGCAGCGACtgtcttgatctcctccttcttgttctcaAACTTGGcatccatctcggcctcgagggtggtgaggtcggCATCGAAGGGCTTGTTTTCCTTGTCGGATGGGGCAAagttgagcttcttgacggGAGACTCCATCTTGAAGGCGTCAATGGCGGAAGCAGCCTGCAAAAGTAGAGGATGTTAGCTTTGTGGACGCGTAAAGTAGCTGACGCGTGGAAAGGTAGCTAGCTACTGACCTGCTTGGAAGGTGTGATTTCGGCGGCCATTGTGAAGATAGTTGAGGGCTGAAAGATGGGAGGTGCAAAGGccacaagaagaagaaatagCAGAGGCAATTGCTGAGTGACGACTGTAGCGGGATTGGGAGAGTTGTTGTGAGTGTAGACAAAGAGAATTTCTCAAGCAAAATATGGGCGTCGCGAATTCTCTTAAATGCTGCACGTCGGGACGCGGCCCACTTTACTAAATCTGCATGGCAGGGATACGCGTCGACACGCCTATAGTCTCTTTCCAGGGTGGCCCAGGCACTTTGTGCGGCGTCACTGATGccctccatcaacaccagcctcTCATTTGGTTGTTCCAAGAGGGGCATCACCGGGCAATCCCACCAGTCCCTTGCTCCCTGTTCCTAGTCGGCCCTCTCGCTCTTATCagatccatcatcaaccgcgCCATTCAATGCCTGTTCCAGCGGCCTGTTGGGTGGGCGTTTGTCAGAGTTTATTTATTCGGATGCACGTTGCAACAATTTCACCATGGACCCCACCATGACACACTCGGGCCCATCCTGCCTGGAATTGAACCAGCTGGGCTTCCACTTCCAAGAATCCAAACACGCGAACTGTTCGCAGCTCCGACGGGTCCCGATCTGTCCTCCTGGAATCGGCCTACACTGTGGTTCCCCTGTTGCAACTTGCAAGACTTTGACCCATCCTGCTGTTGCACCGTGAGCAGCCATGGACCTCTCTGGGCAGAGGTGGGGTTGAAAAGATTATCAGATGGGATCCTTGACCAGATCAAACTGGGAGACGCGTCAAATCGCGTCTGTCTCGCGGCTTCATTATTAATTGATTTTGACCCAGCCCTGTCCCCGGTCTTGGAACATTGAGACCTTTTCTCGAAGAATACACATTCCCGCTGTCTCGCAGACGAGGAAAACTATTATTATTCAAATGTCCTTTGCCTCTGGGTATCCTGATGCAGTCTGTTTCCCAAAACTCCTCGCTCATGAAAAGCAACAAATGAAATATAAAAACACATCGCTTCAGCATTGCCCTCCTAGCACCATATCCAAGCGGCCCCTGACACCTCCTGACGTCACCTGGGCAACTACACTATCTCCGACCAGCCTTCCCACGATTGTCTCTGGGGTCCTTTGGTGTAATCTGACGACCCGGAAGGCCTCCCCCGATCGGAGCTCGCGGTGGTGTAAGATTCCTCACGGGAGCTACCGGTGCACTTTGCGGGGCCGCTGTCATGTCCCCTGTCTGCCGTCCAGAGTGTGCCGGCGTTACGGCGGCTGGAGTGGCAAGCGATGGTATCGTACCCGTTCTTGTGACCCCGGTTTCGACATCCCGATCCCCCTCGGCCCCTGCAAGTTCGTCCGGCATCTCGACAATACTGCCCGTCTCTGGATCCTGAACGACACCAGCCTGGAgtgcctttgccttttccgTCAAGAAAGCGTCGAGCAGCCAGGCATTCTTCGTGTTGGCTCGGTAGAATACGTCCGCGATGTCGCCAATGAGAGGGATAAAACCGATTGCCAGATCGAGCATGATGTTGGTGAACATCATGCCATACAGACGCTTGGGAAGACCACCATCGACCTTTgaggccttcttgatgagagCAAGAGCCATGAGGAAATCTGCAAAGTCGCCAATGCTACAGAACATTTGTTAGCCCATGTTTGGTCACACAGAGACAGCTGCTGGTATACTTACACAGGAATCAAACCGATGATGGCGGACCAGCCGAACCGGATGGGGATGCAGCAACAACTGAACCCCATGTCCCAACGATAGGCTCTTCGGCGGATCTTTCTGAGAATCTTGGCGTCATTCTTGGAAAGCCCTTGGGGAATAGGTCTTTCCTGAGTCTTGTACTTTGCGACCTTGCCGTTCTTGTAGACCGGGACTTTTTCGAGGTAAGGGTTCTCCGAGTTGGTATTTGTCTTGTCCttccccagcttcttgagtgccttcttctccaggatTTTGATGGCCACGTTCATGGTGATTTGCGGTGATCGATGTCGATCAAAAAAAAATTCAAAAGAATGTATATGAAATAAAAGAATGGAAACAAAACATACAGAGCACGagaaacacaaaaaaaataGAGGCCGAGAGTTGATATAAAAGTCGACGCTTTGTTGCGGGCTCCGGCGGCTGTCAAATTGGCCTCCAGCTGGTTGTAAGTGAGGTATTGGTCGCGGCAGGCTCTTTGTCGGTTTCAGGTTCGCGCTTGTCAGACCCAAGTTGGAAACACTTTTGGCGCCAGAGTCAACGAACCAGAGGGTCGGGGTGTTGGTCTGGTGTACTAGAGAGACAAGAAGCGACAAGGTCAAGTAAAAAAGCACCAGCTGGACCGTGGCAGCTCCCGTCTTGCTTTATGTCTGCTGGCTGGCCCCATGGCTCAACATCTAGCCCGGTGCATCAAACGTCTTCTTGTTTCCGCGTGATGACGTTCTTGGGCGACCTCCCTGCAGCTTCAAGGTGTAACCCCTGCTCAGCGTGCCCGTGTGGCGCGGGACTGCCACACACTTGTGTGTTGTGGTTGGCCTCTTCCAGATGCACCATCTTGTGCGGGGAGGGGCATTGCACCGCCACATCCGCTCCTGGCAGAAGCTTAACTGGAGCAGGATGTGGCGTTGAATCCCTGGACTGGTGGGGTGAATTGGGCTCTAGCCACAGTTGGGTTCTGTGAACATCTCCAGTCTGCGCCAGTGGAGACAAATCACTGCCGTCCACGTCTGCACACgtctctccccatcccattcAAGATTCCATGGTTGACCCGCCGATAGCGTTTGTCGACAGCTCCCACCCAATTTGGCCACCACCTGAGCCTTTTCTCTCACCTGCCTATCACTGCTTTGCTTTGTATCTTTGCAAATTTTCTCTTGCTTGTCCAGTCTAGACTCTGAAGCGCACGCATTGCCTTGCGGTGGGGAAACTCTTACCTTTGCGATTTGGCGGTCCAAGCCTGAACCTGCCGAGCCAGTCCCCCAGCGAAGCCCTCGCCAAACAAACACAAATCGATCGACCAGAAACACAGACCACTTCCTTACCTCACTCCGTACCCGCAAACACCTCCGACCTAGAACCGCAAAGTAGTTCCCACGCAACCTGGACTGCCTTTtgcgctgttgctgccctACAGACGACCACCCCTCAGGAAACCAGGCTGTTGATATGCCACACCACAGCACACTGTCATGGCCGAAAACAAGATGCAACTCGAAGATTGTATGTATCTTTTTTGGTACCGCTCTATTGGATGACACCTGTTGACCTGTTTGCCCAGGGTTGGACGACCTTTGTGTCCGATTCATCATAAACCTGCCCAAGGAGGATCTGTCATCCGTGGCCCGAATTTGCTTCCAGGTCGAAGAGGCACAATGGTTCTACGAAGATTTTATACGTCCGCTGGACCCTACACTCCCGTCGATGTCGCTCCGAAGTTTCTGTCTTCGAATCTTCCAGCACTGTCCCCTGCtggcctccttctcggctGAAAACCACATGCGAGCGTTCGAGGAGTTTCTCCAGTACAAGACCAGAGTTCCCGTCAGAGGAGCTATCCTGCTGAATGAGGCCATGGACTCGACTGTGTTGGTCAAGGGCTGGAAGAAGGGCGCCAACTGGAGTTTCCCCAGAGGCAAAATCAacaaggacgaggatgacttGGACTGCGCCATTCGAGAGGTCTACGAGGAAACAGGTTTCGACATCAGGGAAGCTGGGCTGGTGCCTAGGGATGATGAAGTGAAGTACATCCAGATGTCGATGCGGGATCAGCAAATTCGACTCTATGTTTTCCGGAATGTGCCCATGGACACCAACTTCCATCCAAAGACCAGGAAAGAGATCAGTAAAATTCAGTGGTACAAGCTCTCTGAGCTTCCCGCGTTTCGGAACCGCAAGGGGAATCAACAGGATGATGCCGCTGCGGCTTCGAATGCGAACAAGTTCTACATGGTGGCTCCTTTTCTTGTCCAACTCAAGAAATGGGTCCAACAGCAAAAGCAGAAAGACGCAGCCCGCGGATCGCATGTACCTGTCCATATTCCTATCGAAGAACCTCTCACAGAGGATGACCTCGGTACCCAGACAGAGCCTGTTGCTGGGCCCACGGAGAGCATCGAAACCATTGAAGGGGCGACGGCTGAGCTTCAGCGTCTTCTCCAGGTGCAGCCTCCCCCTAGTGGGACACATGTGAACCCGCACCCTGCTCCGGCGGTGACAGCCAACAAAGGGAACGCTCTGTTGGCCCTTCTTCAAAAGAATACTGAGACCGAGGCggctcatcttcctcaaggGTATCACGAGCAGCCCCAGCATTATCAACAGCTGccccagcaacatcaccaacagcctccgcagcatcaacatcagtattaccagcagcagcagtacgGTAACCAAGTCCCGCACACGCCGTTGGAGCTCACTTACACGACTGCTCCGGAGCCGCACACtccgcaccatcatcatccaaccaACCGGTTACCTGTACCACCTAATCAGCCGCCGCCCAACTTCCCTATCCAGCCTCACGGGAATCAAAATGTCTCTCAAGAATACTTTACACAACAGCGGGTCCCCCACCAGATGCCTACCCAGGCCTACGGGGATAACTCGTACATGGCTGGCCCGCGTCCAGTGCAGAAGGAACCCGTTCTTCTCCACCCGCAGCCGTTGCCCCCCCAGGTTCAGCAATCACTTCTCACCAGAAGCATTCTTCAGACTCCCAACATTCCAGAGACTGCTCACCACAATGGTATGCAAGCGCCGCAGGGAAGCCACCATTCGATCCCGGTTCAGGGGCAAGATGGAACTGGTTATCAGAATCAAGGAGCACCTCGAAAGGCTGCTCCTCAGCTGACACATCATCACATGTCTCTTCTGAATGCTTTCAAGAGCAATACCTCCCGTACACAAGAAACAACGCCGGTGGCTACCCCTCAAAGCGATGTCGCTCCCGCGGGACAGCAGCACGCTGGCTATCATCCGTCTGGACAGGGCTGGCCCAGTGCTCCATCCCATACACAAGCTCCCAACCCAGCTGCGCAGTATTTGCCGCACCACGCGGCGAATGTTCCTCAGGGTTATGGTGAGCGGTATGGGCCTCAGCCGCAGCATGCAGTGGCTCCACAAGTGTCACAACACGCCGCCGCAAACCCAGTTGTGGCCCCAAGACCGCCGCAATCAACGGAGTCGCACCGCTCGGCGTTGTTGGACATGTTCAAAAAACCAGGCCGTGGAAGTCCCCTAAGCAACGAAATCACAAGATTTTCCATCAAGTCGGACGGTGGACGGCCAGGATATGGGTCCAATAATAGCCAGCCATATGGCGGACCTTCCAATGCGGAGGCCATCGCCCGAGCTGCTGAAGCCAATGGTGCTCCCGTCCAGATGAATCCAGAGCTCAACCTTCCATACAGGGCCGTTCAGATCCTCACTCGGCCCAAGCAGCCCGAGTCGGCCCAAAGCAATGACTCGATGGACTCGCAAATCCATCGTCTTCAGAGACGCTTGAGCCCCCAGAGG includes:
- the OAC1 gene encoding Mitochondrial oxaloacetate carrier protein (BUSCO:EOG09263OCO; EggNog:ENOG503NV90; COG:C), whose protein sequence is MSTTAGAFIAGGIAACGAVTATHPFETVKIRMQLQGELQTKGHQPHHYRGPLHGVSVIVRNEGIRGIYRGIGCAYIYQVLLNGCRLGFYEPMRAGLAKLILNDAAKQNLGINMFCGAASGIMGAAAGSPFFLVKTRLQSFSPFLPVGTQHRYRNALDGLSQIFRAEGVRGLYRGVGAAMIRTGFGSSVQLPTYFFAKRRLQKHLGMEEGAPLHLASSTASGFVVCVVMHPPDTIMSRLYNQNGNLYKGVFDCLAKTIKTEGFFAIYKGVFPHLARILPHTILTLSLAEQTNKLMKKLEERILSPPETQSI
- a CDS encoding hypothetical protein (EggNog:ENOG503NWRZ; COG:A; COG:B; COG:O) — encoded protein: MAPVPMDLDDASPALRGLGGVNGPPTAPVTEVIANFRPTKLFSREDIEDNKSNPYILSIDFDDPGELCMTSESDRTIQIYNVKEGRHDKMLISKKYGVKLAKFTHTSSSVIYASTRENDAIRYLATHDSSFIRYFDGHEGAVTCLAMHPGTDNFISCSLDNTVRLWNTQTKNWTGTLYLNTPYLSAWDPSGQVFAVASPSSGSILLYDYRNYHKAPFSTFDLVKARGPTDPEMAFRGWTKLEFSNDGKHILLGSRGNGHFLLDSFDGSLKAFLRKPNGGTRRLAAGENDGGHVESSGECCFTPDGRYVLSGGKSDLLVWDTLMTPDSKQVLEPAHILEEKREAAVVAYNPRYNMIATADQELLFWLPDPPNS
- a CDS encoding hypothetical protein (EggNog:ENOG503P556; COG:S), which codes for MPYYSKSEDWLHHSSLLLAARPTTTRISTNYHLSPARRTPKSATPERVVEDEKRGKRGHLVITTFDPKSGVSLKYKTSKAQEVGRLVQMLGTLAGRAAGREEERGVKKEEGDVEMGEAAADGGAGEGQGSGIAMPVVAAAEKQVPQVGGAGGGGGKKKKKGKR
- the RNR2 gene encoding Ribonucleotide-diphosphate reductase (RNR), small subunit (COG:F; EggNog:ENOG503NW0V) encodes the protein MAAEITPSKQAASAIDAFKMESPVKKLNFAPSDKENKPFDADLTTLEAEMDAKFENKKEEIKTVAAPEPKQELLDEPLLTENPQRFVLFPIKYHEVWQMYKKAEASFWTAEEIDLSKDLHDWSNKLNDDEKFFISHILAFFAASDGIVNENLVERFSAEVQIPEARCFYGFQIMMENIHSETYSLLIDTYIKEPSQRTYLFNAIDTIPCIRKKADWALRWISDKDASFAQRLVAFAAVEGIFFSGAFASIFWLKKRGLMPGLTFSNELISRDEGLHTDFACLLFSHLNNRPSKQLVEDIIRDAVTIEQEFLTEALPCALLGMNSNLMKQYIEFVADRLLVALGNDKIYRSTNPFDFMENISLGGKTNFFEKRVGEYQKAGVMNSTKKFEESAEESKNENGGDFAFDEDF
- a CDS encoding hypothetical protein (EggNog:ENOG503P53B; COG:S) encodes the protein MNVAIKILEKKALKKLGKDKTNTNSENPYLEKVPVYKNGKVAKYKTQERPIPQGLSKNDAKILRKIRRRAYRWDMGFSCCCIPIRFGWSAIIGLIPVIGDFADFLMALALIKKASKVDGGLPKRLYGMMFTNIMLDLAIGFIPLIGDIADVFYRANTKNAWLLDAFLTEKAKALQAGVVQDPETGSIVEMPDELAGAEGDRDVETGVTRTGTIPSLATPAAVTPAHSGRQTGDMTAAPQSAPVAPVRNLTPPRAPIGGGLPGRQITPKDPRDNRGKAGRR
- the DCP2 gene encoding mRNA-decapping enzyme subunit 2 (EggNog:ENOG503NYHF; COG:A), producing the protein MAENKMQLEDWLDDLCVRFIINLPKEDLSSVARICFQVEEAQWFYEDFIRPLDPTLPSMSLRSFCLRIFQHCPLLASFSAENHMRAFEEFLQYKTRVPVRGAILLNEAMDSTVLVKGWKKGANWSFPRGKINKDEDDLDCAIREVYEETGFDIREAGLVPRDDEVKYIQMSMRDQQIRLYVFRNVPMDTNFHPKTRKEISKIQWYKLSELPAFRNRKGNQQDDAAAASNANKFYMVAPFLVQLKKWVQQQKQKDAARGSHVPVHIPIEEPLTEDDLGTQTEPVAGPTESIETIEGATAELQRLLQVQPPPSGTHVNPHPAPAVTANKGNALLALLQKNTETEAAHLPQGYHEQPQHYQQLPQQHHQQPPQHQHQYYQQQQYGNQVPHTPLELTYTTAPEPHTPHHHHPTNRLPVPPNQPPPNFPIQPHGNQNVSQEYFTQQRVPHQMPTQAYGDNSYMAGPRPVQKEPVLLHPQPLPPQVQQSLLTRSILQTPNIPETAHHNGMQAPQGSHHSIPVQGQDGTGYQNQGAPRKAAPQLTHHHMSLLNAFKSNTSRTQETTPVATPQSDVAPAGQQHAGYHPSGQGWPSAPSHTQAPNPAAQYLPHHAANVPQGYGERYGPQPQHAVAPQVSQHAAANPVVAPRPPQSTESHRSALLDMFKKPGRGSPLSNEITRFSIKSDGGRPGYGSNNSQPYGGPSNAEAIARAAEANGAPVQMNPELNLPYRAVQILTRPKQPESAQSNDSMDSQIHRLQRRLSPQRKDARNSGSGLPSPRDRSLFHQLDQETKRSPQLPPAQAASLPYGQPQPQRQSPYASPTFPPQQPVAPPQQLQQHQQYQHHQRQPSGNADQKQKLLSLFGKAQPSPTGLSANGKMKESMVYDQVRSTTPRSRVASLASQGNAGGMAPSVTGVENVHATSNSSRVPSATNSRRGSQTPISPADRNFLLLYLESVSNQARSQT